A window from Sulfurovum sp. TSL1 encodes these proteins:
- a CDS encoding DUF420 domain-containing protein → MDVMFQPGFLGTRAPLFMDIVSVIVALLPFLIYGAIMLAKKKNYTAHEKVQKLLFIVSVLVVGFFEYGVRMEGGYKNLMEGSSVSHDYLLYVLIFHIIISVVTLILWIITLYRGNRYKKQATLPGLYSKAHKQDGQRTFVGIILTMLTGGWVYALLFVF, encoded by the coding sequence ATGGATGTTATGTTTCAACCAGGTTTTTTAGGCACGAGAGCACCACTGTTTATGGATATCGTATCCGTCATTGTGGCATTGTTGCCTTTCCTCATATATGGCGCGATCATGCTCGCAAAGAAAAAGAATTACACTGCACATGAAAAGGTACAGAAACTTCTTTTTATCGTTTCTGTACTCGTAGTAGGGTTTTTTGAGTATGGTGTCCGTATGGAGGGTGGGTATAAAAACCTGATGGAAGGCAGTTCTGTATCACATGATTATCTTCTGTATGTGCTTATTTTTCATATCATTATCTCAGTCGTAACATTGATTTTATGGATCATCACGCTCTATCGCGGAAATCGTTATAAAAAACAAGCTACACTTCCGGGACTTTACTCAAAAGCACACAAACAAGATGGACAACGGACCTTTGTAGGGATTATACTCACCATGTTGACAGGTGGATGGGTGTATGCATTGCTTTTTGTATTTTAA
- a CDS encoding DUF523 domain-containing protein, translating to MKKVAISACLLGEKCRYDATDNKDEALLKKLQGMQLIPFCPEDAAFGTPRPTMDLIRTEEGDRAFSNVNGEDLSAPVVEYATAFFESHRDLDLFIGKDRSPSCGVCSARVYDEEKNLLTAKASGLMAKEAIKRKIRCIDAEDFRGLV from the coding sequence ATGAAAAAGGTCGCAATTTCTGCTTGTCTTTTAGGTGAAAAATGTCGATATGATGCTACGGACAATAAAGATGAAGCTCTTTTAAAAAAGCTTCAGGGCATGCAGCTTATCCCTTTTTGTCCTGAAGATGCTGCTTTTGGGACACCTCGTCCTACCATGGACCTTATCAGAACAGAAGAGGGTGACAGAGCATTCTCCAATGTAAATGGAGAGGACCTTTCTGCGCCTGTCGTTGAGTATGCTACAGCGTTTTTTGAGAGTCATCGAGATTTGGATCTCTTTATAGGGAAGGACAGAAGCCCAAGCTGTGGTGTATGTTCTGCAAGAGTGTATGATGAAGAGAAAAACTTGCTCACCGCAAAGGCATCAGGTCTTATGGCAAAAGAAGCCATCAAACGAAAGATACGCTGTATCGATGCTGAAGATTTTAGGGGATTAGTATGA